A single region of the Gadus morhua chromosome 5, gadMor3.0, whole genome shotgun sequence genome encodes:
- the ncmap gene encoding noncompact myelin-associated protein has product MQAPTTVPGSSFTTDKANVTKSQEQIIIQSSGAMVAVIVLGVIIILAILLIILKTYNKHTHVSRMLGTSKSRQKLSSASTAVTQRTYTAAGNPEISSVSGSVVHRYGSTLENGFHAAELSDTQLNDIEMFSTHSGSTVVTIHDPMSLENT; this is encoded by the exons ATGCAAGCTCCAACCACCGTACCTGGGAGCAGCTTCACCACTGACAAGGCCAACGTAACCAAGTCCCAGGAACAGATTATTATTCAGA gCTCCGGAGCGATGGTAGCAGTCATCGTATTAGGCGTTATCATTATTCTGGCAATTCTGCTCATCATCCTAAAGACCTACAACAA GCACACCCACGTGTCTAGAATGCTGGGCACCTCCAAATCACGGCAGAAGCTGTCCTCTGCGTCCACAGCGGTCACCCAGCGGACCTACACGGCCGCGGGGAACCCAGAGATCTCCTCCGTGTCGGGTAGCGTCGTCCACCGCTACGGCTCGACGTTGGAGAACGGCTTCCACGCCGCGGAGCTGAGCGACACGCAGCTCAACGACATAGAGATGTTCAGCACGCACAGCGGCTCCACCGTGGTCACGATACACGACCCGATGTCGCTGGAGAACACATAG
- the tmem234 gene encoding transmembrane protein 234, with amino-acid sequence MVSVVEVLCLLLVAILWGCTNPFLKRGTEGIEHVKRTNKVLQVLAEVKFLFLNLQYLVPFLLNQLGSLVYYFTLATTDLSLAVPVTNSLTFLLTVLTGKILGEEFGGKRAVGGMVLTMVGITLCIVSSIGDTPILSSEQNQADATLQ; translated from the exons ATGGTATCCGTCG TGGAGGTCCTGTGCCTCTTGCTGGTGGCGATATTATGGGGCTGCACCAACCCCTTCCTGAAAAGGGGCACGGAAGGAATAGAGCATGTGAAAAGAACCAACAAGGTTTTACAAGTTCTGGCGGAAGTCAAGTTCCTATTCCTTAATCTCCAG TATTTGGTCCCATTCCTTCTGAACCAGCTGGGGTCGTTGGTTTACTATTTCACCCTGGCCACAACAG ATTTATCCCTAGCTGTTCCTGTGACCAACTCCCTCACTTTCCTTTTAACTGTGCTTACTGGCAAGATTCTTGGCGAAGAGTTTGGAGGCAAAC GAGCTGTCGGGGGAATGGTCCTTACCATGGTAGGCATCACTCTGTGCATCGTAAGCTCCATCGGGGACACGCCCATCCTCAGCAGTGAACAGAACCAGGCAGATGCCACTCTTCAATAA